A genomic region of Cannabis sativa cultivar Pink pepper isolate KNU-18-1 chromosome 1, ASM2916894v1, whole genome shotgun sequence contains the following coding sequences:
- the LOC115722082 gene encoding uncharacterized protein LOC115722082, translating into MEESSKPNQIISNPQVAEIHIGQVFANKETLQQAVSFHSIRYNQPFKVKRSSKLDYKLVCIDDNCNWTFLASKHGKTDMFIIRKIEHTHTCSLDITSGDHPQATSNLVGKVIKNKFVNPKRDYTPTEIVDDMADDYNVPIPYQKAWRAREKAIVDARRCPQESYSEILSILYMMQISNPGTITDLVTDEDNKFKYLYFVVGASIKGWQHYTPIIVTDGTFLTNQHGGTLLIASAQNVNRHIFPLAFAVVDSENDSSWEWFFHKIKKTYGEKEGQCNVSDRHESILKAAKETFPDIMHGVCCYHLMKNIKMKFKKGCDELKIAFNSASKAYNIEDFEKSMQDLDNIDVRIRDY; encoded by the exons ATGGAAGAAAGCTCCAAACCAAatcaaataatttcaaatcctcAAGTTGCTGAAATACACATTGGCCAAGTTTTCGCAAACAAGGAAACCCTTCAACAAGCAGTAAGCTTTCACTCAATAAGATACAATCAACCTTTCAAGGTAAAAAGATCATCAAAACTAGACTATAAACTAGTTTGTATTGATGATAATTGCAACTGGACATTCTTAGCATCAAAACATGGAAAGACTGACATGTTTATCATAAGAAAAATAGAGCATACTCATACATGTTCATTGGACATTACTTCTGGAGACCATCCTCAAGCTACAAGCAACTTGGTTGGAAAGGTTATAAAAAACAAGTTTGTAAACCCAAAAAGAGATTACACTCCAACAGAAATTGTGGATGACATGGCAGATGATTACAATGTCCCTATACCTTACCAAAAAGCATGGAGAGCTAGAGAAAAGGCAATTGTGGATGCTCGTCGCTGCCCACAAGAATCATACAGTGAGATACTATCAATTTTATACATGATGCAAATATCAAACCCAG GAACAATTACAGACCTAGTGACAGATgaagataacaaattcaaataTCTATACTTTGTAGTAGGTGCTTCAATAAAAGGTTGGCAACACTATACTCCAATAATAGTCACAGATGGAACTTTTTTAACAAACCAACATGGAGGCACTTTGTTGATAGCAAGTGCACAAAATGTAAATAGACATATATTCCCACTTGCATTTGCAGTAGTAGATTCCGAAAATGACAGCTCTTGGGAATGGTTTTTtcacaaaataaagaaaacttATGGCGAAAAAGAAGGTCAATGCAACGTATCAGATAGACATGAGAGTATACTAAAAGCAGCAAAAGAGACCTTTCCAGATATAATGCATGGGGTATGTTGTTACCATTTGATgaagaatataaaaatgaaattcaaaaaaggATGTGATGAGCTCAAGATTGCATTTAATAGTGCATCTAAAGCTTACAACATAGAAGATTTTGAAAAGAGCATGCAAGACTTGGATAATATAGATGTAAGAATAAGAGATTACTAG